The Ziziphus jujuba cultivar Dongzao chromosome 5, ASM3175591v1 genome segment TCATGCATCTTCAAATTAAATGGTCTTTAAATAAGGTATACCTTATTAGCAACAAAGGATTATTCATGCAAACTTGATAAGGTTTCCATGAGAGATGCTGTTGTATTTTTTGCTTTGATGTTGAAGGCTACTGATATTGATAACATCTACATCATCATGTCTAGGGCTTTGTTGATCTAACAAATCCCATTCCTTTTGTTTCATCGCTTTTGGCTTATCCAAAGGTCAATAGAGATTCTTCCGATAAAGGTGGTCCTCCATCTGCATCTTCCAATAATCACAATTCATCTTGTCAAATTTCTCAATCATTAAGCTTCTTTGAAGCCATCATTCCCACTTGAAATGAAACCTTTATGTTGGAGATTGATTAGCCATACTTGGCTATGATATTAattgttgggaaaaaaaattaggggTTTTCCAATTCTTTAAGATCTTGGGATTGATGGCTAcggaaaattaatgaaataatatatCAGAGAACACACATacaaaaacaatagaaaaataaaagagaagacAAGAAATTTTTAATGTGGTTTGGTGATCAAAATGATCCCTACATCCATCGAGCGCAGCCAGTCAAAATTCACTAtcaaacttggaggttttgcaaAGAAGGTGAAGAACTCTCTCTTGTTCTTTTATgtcatctctctttttttctctctaagcTTCACGAAttcaaaatatcatataatgaagTTAAGGCTCAATATAACCCATTTAAACAAgtaaaaaacacaataaaagCATCAAAACTCATAAAAAACATTGTCGTAGTGTTGTGGCCCTATCCGGATGGTATCACGGTGCTCAGAGGCCTTTTCTATGTTGCAGTAGTGCCATAGTACTAAGTCGGGTTTGAGACCTTTTTGTAGTTGTTTCAGTGCCCCATCACTATTATATAGAGTTGCGGTGCTTCAAGGCCGTGGCTACACCTGACAAGGCTGTGGCCCTAACCTTAAGGCAGTGGCTCCATTTGACAAGGCTGTGGCCACTTGCTGCTTATCAACAGCTTTATATCTTTGTTGCTTTTTCTTACTTCAActtttctttgatattttgatGCAAGTCTTCACACCAACATAGTATACttagttttgtttattttaagaaaaaagaaacttgaaaaaaaaaatattatgtaaacAATTATTGCTAATGTAAGAATTTTCACATCTCGTACTTTCTTTCCCAccataatctatatatatatatatattcaactcaTTTCTTCCATGCTTTTCCATCATTCTTTACCCTTTATTGTTGGAAAAAATGTTTGTAGATTAGACCCAGTGGTAAAACCATCGATAAATAAACCCCAATTTAGAATAtactttcctctctctctctctctctctttttttttttttcccccatccAATCATTAAGGTTTTATCCACAACAATTTATATGTAATAGAAAATGCAATTGTTTGGAAATCTTCATTAAGCTTAaggaattgttttctttttctttccattcAAGCATTAAAGCTTATGTTAAAATTGCTGCTCATTcgtttacaaatatatatatatatatattttgtgactAAACAAAAACTGTTTGTTTTAGAGATACCCTCAAGACATAAATAAGTAAtgacataatatatgtatatatatatatatatatatgctttgtaAGCAAAGATTACAAAATCATGTTTTATTACAGAGGAAAGGTAGCTTTTGAATGTAAACATGAGCTTCACCTGCATATTAACTGACTTTGAAGAAGATCAATATCAAGCCTAAAATGTGGTTGAACCTGAACTCAAATTTAATTGGTCAAGTGCATCATGATACAGCAGATTCACCTGCACATAACCACAGAtggtaaaatttaattagtgAACCACTATCACATGGCAAATTGAATCTCTCACAAAGGTCATGTAACTTACTAATTCTATAAAGATGCTAAAAGCCAAACCTTACAAAGTGCAATAGTCTAATTATGGTTTGCAGTACAATTTTGTAATGGGCTTTAAATGTTCTTGTAAATTTCAACAGAAAAAATTAGATTGAagattgttagagttagtgatcCGAATTTTTATTGATTCAACCCAAAAAGCTTGCGATGCAATCTGTTTggtgaaaattattttgtggaaaaatttggggctctgtggtggttGTGTATCGGCCCGAGACTGTAATATATTgagttttattttgtataatatatatttatgtttttgaggGTCGGTTGTAATATATTGAGTTTTAAccgctctatttgctcacctctTATACCAATCTTAATCAATAAGATTTTGCTTCTCTTTGTCAGTGATTTTTTCTCGTCAAAGATTTTCCATATAAATCTATGTGTTTTGTTTTCATTCTTGTTCttctattgttattgtttttgtcTTATTTTCGTAACAAAGGTGGTATACAATATGCAATGTGCatcttttcattattattattattctgtaATTTCTTCGTTTATCAGCCAACTATTGCCCAGAGGAAGCAATAAGAATCTCAAAAGTACCTttcgatttcttttttttgggttttagttGGACTTGGATGTAAGAAAATGTCAACCACTGTATGGTACTAACCGTTTGGTTTCCTTTTTTGCCCACTTCATGGTTGAAAATTACTATTtatgttaaaattgaaaaaaaaaatgaaaaacatcgAAAAATTGGTGAGGAAACCCttcttttgtttgttatttttttggttgaaaaagtTGTAGAAATTAAGCCTAGTCAGGAATAAATGCAATGACCAAAGTAATAGAGTAGGTTGCAGTTTATAAATAAGCAAATCAAATACTCTTTTTGATCTTATATGGCTAATGACACATGCTTACTCTTTATTCCATTTTCTCTTGCAACATGAGCACAAATGGGTGTTGCCATTTTCCAATTGATTTTGTGTTGGAAAGACCATCAACCCTATATATAATAATCTCTTCTTTAGAATTTTGAGACACAAAATAAGaagttttttaccaaaaaaaaaaaaatataataataataataataataaatataaattaataattaaatgaaaaaagacTTCAAATTGAAAATGCCTTGTTAATatcgtgcatatatatatatatatatagatatatatatatatatatatatttatatatttgataaattagccACACCCAATTCTGCTTCCATCAATATCATATACCACCTCCATCGTTCTTTGCTAGGTGGACATTCCCTAAGATTTTGAGGTCAGTATAGTCAGGGATCTTACTGAATGCCCAACGGCACATAGTTTTGAATACATATAATATGCCAGTTGGATCCAAACTCCACCATAGTCCCACCAACGAACACGAAGCTTATTTTCGTAAACAACGTCAATTTTGTGTTGCTGAAGTCATAGCAAGTATCTATTATAGAGAACAGTGTCATCaatgtataattataaaattccatGTCTCCGCAACTCAAATCGCAACTCATTGCAAACAATGTTGTGTGCAGTCGTTGCCAAATGAGTTATGACGGTTTCAGAATCGATAATGGTGCTGGGATGAGAAAAGAATTGTCAAAATCGAAATACcaccaacaataataatcacTAAATTGTGATTAGCTGCGTGTAGTTGACATCATCCCTGCCATCCGGATGAGCTAGAGGAGGATGGTATGCAGTAGGAGACTGTGATTAGCTGCTTGTACTTGACATCATCGCTGCCATCCAGATGAGCTAGATGAGTATGTATCCAGTAGGAGAAGGTGGAGTTGTATTTCTGGGTTTCATTTTTAGAGCCTCCTCCTACAACAATTTCTTCCCTGAGCGAACTTCACTTAACATTTGAAGCCTCCTcctaatttctaaaaaaaaccatcaccaatatCTAATGGTAGAGAACCCCCCCAAGCATTGTGTTTCTTGGCGGTCTTTGCTATTGCTCTTCTTCTTTAAATATTTACagaaaagagagggagagagataaGAGGGTACAAAGGGAATGATCTAACAGAAAAAGATAACTGCATGGAAGCGCCAAGAGTGCTGTTTAAAAGCTTGCGTTTTTGTATGATTCAACTAGCAATACCAAGGTTCAAATTTTGCATGTCagcacaaacaaacaaaaactggGTCTCTACCTAGTTACTCTCGTTGTGTGGGTCCCAATTCAAACCAACATTcagtgaaaaataaattatatattagttaatttgataatgccatgggTATTAATTATGCATGCAAAATGATTGGTCTTTGTGCTACATCATACTTGCATATCCGGAAAGCATCGGGTCAAAAGAGTGGACAAATCTTAGGCCCATTTTGGAAGCTGGGTCGCACGGCTCATTGGCCCATATTGCTTTGATTGTACTCTATAGTGGTTTGTGTATCAGAACTGTATattagaaacccaaaaaaataaaaaataaaaaataaaactgtatATTGTCGttcttttataataaaaaaaatgcatattcttttataaaataataataattataataaattgcaTATTGTAAAAATAGTAGTTCTATTAAAATGAGTCAAATTCTTAAATTATTaatgagcctttttttttttttttttttttggccacaaGTGATACTCTATTAAAAATGATTTACTTTCACAACCCTCTAAACTTTTTACATCATAGAAAAAACAAATCCGTAAAATAATGTGGAAAAAAGTTTGTAACAGACAAACGGCATAATAACAAATCGCAGTCATATTTGTTCTGATTTATCCTGGACTGCAGGGCTGTGCCAAAATGAGGACATAATCTGCATTTATATGGGTATTGAATATTTTACATCAAGTATAGCTACTTTCATAAAgcagaaagagaagagaatctTACTCAGTTTTCTTCATTTACAACGAAAAATGAACCACCTACAATGACAATGAAAGCATGTATATTAACACTTACAAAAATAAGTCTCAGATTGAAATTAATTGAAACAGAAAAATGTAAATTGAGGACCTTTCTTACTAATAAAGTACATTTTATAAATGAAAAGCATGATAATCATAAGAATTCCAAATTGAGCCGTACTAAAGGAAAATTATTAGGTAGATAGATATAAATATCTGAATCAGATTGGATGTTAACTGCATTTATGCTTTGAAAAGAATAGTGAATCCATTAATCGAGCAGGCTAGAACAAGAGAAAAAATTGAACTATATATAATAGCAAGTAGGTTTATGATGAGTGATGTGGTTTTGAAttcatttgaaaataaattaataaaataaaagactaaaggCTATTATATCAAAGAACTAGAATCATGATACCTGAATATTTTCACAGAAGGTGGACATGTCTATCCCTGGATCTGAATTTGGATGATCCGTACATACGTGAGGGATGTGAGCAATCTTGTGCCAATCTTTCCCTTGGCAGCTTCGACTTAGCAAAGGACAACAACAAATTTCCAAATGTGAAAGTGAAGCTGGCAGACCTTCTTCTGGCAAGCACTGGAGCTCTTGgcaaaatgaaattttcaaatgttCAAGGCAGGAAAGGTGACGAAAAGCCTTGCCATTCAAGGAGTTCAGTTTTGTAAAAACAAATAGCTCAAGAGAAGTCAGAGTGCTAGGAAGCTGTCCTTCCTCAGGAAATGAATCTAGCTTTTCATCTACGCCGCAGATAAGCAAGGATGTAAGAGAAGTGAGCATTTGCAGATTCCATTGCATGGGCTTTGCAAACAACTTTAGACAGCTAGAAATTTCAAGTGACTGTAAATTTGAAGGCCATCCTTCTGCCAAAAGTGTGAACAGGTTTTTAAAGCTCTTGATTGCCATTGTGTGTATGCTTGGGGGCAAGCTACCTCCTGGAAATGATTTTATTTCTGGACAGTCTTCTATTTTCAAGATACCAAGTGATGGATAGTGACAACTCGAGATTGAAGCCACCAATTGGTGATTGGCCGATATCTCAAGACTTGTCAATGATGGAAGATAATGAGGTAAGCATGCTTCATTTAGCTTGGAACAATTACTAAACTTAAGCTCTTTAAGGTGTGAGAAAATCCCATTTTCTTCACTACCTTCAATCAATAACCACTCCTTCCACTGAGGCATGcgtgaaaatttcaaaatttctaaaGATTTGAATGGTTTAATCACAGAAGATGaaccattaaaataaaattcttcgCCTATTCTCTCAACCATAGAAAATCCAGCAATTTCAAGCTCCTTCAGAGAGGGTAGCTGTCCAAGCGGAGGTAACTGATAGCAATTGTTACAATAAGATAGTTTCACAACTTTCATCCGAGAAAATGAATGATGTCCTACCCAATCCGGGAAACTTGTACCTCCATACCTTTCAATTGAAAGTTTCTTGAGATTTTTCTGAGGTTCAAGTCTGCCAAGTACCTCTCTCGCTTTCTGTGAATCATCAACATCCCCTGTCCACTCCAAAAGCATTTGAGTAATACCCTTTTTTGACTTCAAATTTGCCACAAAAGCATCATCAACATTTGTTACATTCTCAAGGCCTCTAATATCAAGATAACCTTGTAGATCTTTAAGCTTACCTAACTCTTTAATATTAGATCCACAATTTTTGCCTACCACAAAAGCGCTTAATGTCTGTAGACATTCCAAGTTGGACATTTGCGGTGGCATCTCCCTTAAATTTGTAAGTTCGATGTTGAGGCGGCGCAAATTGCTTAGTCTTGCCATGTTGGTTGGTAAACAAATGAGGTCACAGCAACCTTGTAACAGCAAGGAATGCAGATTGTGCAAATTACATATTGTGTCGGGTAGCACCTCAACTTTGGTATAGGACAAGTCCAAGTACCTTAAACTTTTCAAATTACCAATTGAATTTGGCAACCTGGTAAGCTCGTCACATGATCTCAAAAGTAGTATCTGCAGGTTGTACAGAGTACAAATTGCATCAGGTACTTCCTCAATTTTAGTGAAAGAGAAATCCAAATACCTCAAAAGCTTCAAACTGCCAATTGAATTAAGAAACTTCATCACCAAAGGACCTTCATTCAGAAAAAGTTCTTTAGGCGGAGAAAGAACTCTTAAGTGCTGCATTGATTGCAGTTGATCAGGATGTATCAAGTGTTTTCCATTGATCTCTTCATTCCATTCATCAAGTATCAAAGTACGCAATACCTTAATGTTGCATATATCCTCTAAATTCTCAATATCATGGAGGTTATATCTAAGACATGACAAATGGCGAGAGCTTTTGTTTTGGACATCTGAGAAACTGTCATTCAACCTTAGACAAGATTCTCCAGATACAAACTTCGCCAAATCATTTACAAGGTCATGCATTGTATAAAAGGAACGCTGAGTGCCATGAAACAATGACCTTGATAGCAGATCTTTGAAGTACTCCTCTCCAACTTCTTCTGCAGTCTTACTTTTATGGTGCTCCAAAAGATTTTCTCCCATCCATAACAAAATTAGATTATGTTTCAGAAAATTGTAACCCTTTGGAAAAATAGAGCAGTAGGCAAAACATCTTTTAAGATGTGTAGGTAGATAATAATAGCTCAACCAAAGAGCTGGAAGAATGTTAAGTTCCTTCCCAGTTGACTCCCATATATCATTCTTTAAAACTCTTTCCCAATCTTTTGGGTTTTGTTCAGAGCGCAACAGACCACCAAGCGCTTTCACTGCTAATGGTAGACCCTTACACTTTCTAACGATACGCCTACCAATCTCTTCCAATTCAGGATGTGCACCTGGCTCTGCATTACCGAAGGCATGTTTTGCAAATAACAACCAACAATCATCTTCTGACATGACTTGCAGCTTATAACTCAAAACAGTTTGCATCATATTTGCGATTTTTTCACTGCGTGTTGTCACCATAATTTTGCTCCCATGCTCTCCAAATTCAAAAGGGCTTTTCAACACATCCCACTCGATATAATTCTCATTCCAAATGTCAtctaaaacaaagagaaatttctTTCCCCTCAACTcttgctttaatttttcttgAAGTCGATTCAAGTCTGTAATATCACATGTTTGACAAGTGATCGACTCGAAAATTACTTTTGTGATTCTGAAAACATCAAAATCGTCTGAGACAGAAGCCCATGCTTGGATCTCAAAATGTTTCTGCACCTCGTCGTCATTGTAAATAAGCTGAGCAAGTGTGCTCTTGCCAATTCCGCCCATACCCACTATGGGAATCACAGAAATCTTATTGCTATCAAATTCCTCTGATAGCAACAAATAAAGGATGACCTCTTTGTCATCATCCCTGCCATAGACACCGGATTCTTCTACTAAAGAAGTTGCTGGTGTTCTTCTTGAAGTTGTGTTTTGAACACCTACTTTGAGGCCAAGAAAATCCTTTTGTTGCAAAATGAATTCCAATCTATCAAGGATTTCCTCAATCTTCGACTCTACAGCATTTTTGTTAAATGCAGTAAATGAAGTTGAGATGAAGTTCAGTACCTGATGTGAGCTGCTTCCAGACTCACTATCAATCTTGCATCGCAAAGCTTCACTATCGATCTCATCCACCAAGTCCTCCGCATCATTGATTGCTTCCTTGAGCTCAGCAAGCCACTCCCTCACAGCTCGGTTTTTTATTTGCTTCTCCTCAGCATCATTCAGCACTGAATTAGCTGACAGCAACTTGATCTTCAACTTCTTGAGCAAACCATCATCGAGCTTCTTTCTCCGGATGAATTCATGGACATTCCCAGAAGCCATCTTCTCAAACAAAACCTGAAGTGAAGCAGAAAGAAAAGCTCCTCCTACTAGTTCTGCAGCCATGGTGTTTCTTGGTGTATACGGAATTGAGAAATTTGGAAAGAAACGAGTGAAAAACCTCTCTGTGTTGCAAATAACAATGAAAGAAGACTTTGATTTTAATTCTTTGGCAATACCATTAAGAATATGTGGGAAGCTTCCTagctagtttcttttgtttttctttattgataAATCTGGCTGGTTCCATGAATGTTAGGTGTTGACTTGAGGAAGACTTGAGGAAGACTTGAAAAGTGAGTCTCACACCATTTGTAAAACTTTTTACATGCATTATTCCATTTCCATCGATgtttaactttaatttttactttataaaaggaactttaacaataaatttcactttatttttataAGGATGAAAAAGTTTAGTTATGATGTGATAGAAGAAAAAACATAATTCCTATTTTATATCTCGATGATCaataaatttatacttttttttatttttttattttttatatgtttcctTTCTGGTATCTACTCAATACTTTctataaaatacaatttctgAAAGGTTACGCATGCCCCAAATATCTTTATGGAACTTGTTCAAGTTGTGTCACATATTATATCAAATCTTGAAGGATATGGTATTTATCATTGTTAAGGGCTAGTCTGATTTTAAATAAGTTGTGATATGTAATGGTCTGTAaataatattggaaaaaaaaaatcatgatatATAAGAGTTGTAAggagacttattttattttttaaaaaaattataaaagaaagagaaaaagattaaaaaagggTTTGTTAAAAAGACGAATGAGATTGAGTATAGTTGGTAAGTCTCagtagttttgttttttggtttactttttatttttgtttttatttttctggaatTGTTCTAAAGTTAAGAGATACAGTATAATTAGTTGATTTATTTGCAGAACAAGAAAGATGGACATaagttttaagaaatttttgaaAGAGTAATGAATTTTAACATCCTACTTCCCCTCCCCCTACTCTTCCACCATTCTAAAGCTTTTTATACATTTTACAGttgaaacacacacacacacacacacacacacacacacacatataaatatgttGGGAAAAATTAGTGTGTATAAAACTAAGTATTGAATTAAATACTATTTAAACATAAATGTGATTAAACTTTTGTTCAAGAAGCATGCaaataatgcaaataaaataatagcataTAATAATAAGTAGAGTTTATAGGAAAATCAGTTTAGATCGAGGTTAAAGTTGAACTCTACATCCTTAAAATGCATTTGCCTCACTTAAGTGCTCATGGTTTATGACAAGCATCTCTCAAGATACAACGatctcttttaaaataataGGAGTACTCCAAATAATCAAGATCAGTGAATCAAATTTGACTTGAACTCTCCAGTTGGCAACACTTAACTCTCTAAATGTTTTATAAAACAGTTCTTGTCTTGTGTATGTTTCGAAAAATGATTCTAGAATCCTATTGAATCTAATATATGAACAGTTGGTTTACATTATGGGAGAAAGACATGTATAGATTCATAAATTGTATTGAATTTAAAAACTGGATAATAATTGAAATGAAATATCTTTATTTATAGAGTTTGAAAGAATATGAACCAAAgatatatttattcataaaaaagtatctttaaatataaaaatacatttttatgtaTAAATGTGTTTTTTAAGTAATGAAGTGATAACTTCCTAAAAATAGCATCTATTGTGAATTAATACCTTATAAAAGTTAGCGACAAATGATGCAACTTATATCATGTGAAAAGGCACTCCTTCatgtttc includes the following:
- the LOC107421366 gene encoding putative disease resistance RPP13-like protein 1: MAAELVGGAFLSASLQVLFEKMASGNVHEFIRRKKLDDGLLKKLKIKLLSANSVLNDAEEKQIKNRAVREWLAELKEAINDAEDLVDEIDSEALRCKIDSESGSSSHQVLNFISTSFTAFNKNAVESKIEEILDRLEFILQQKDFLGLKVGVQNTTSRRTPATSLVEESGVYGRDDDKEVILYLLLSEEFDSNKISVIPIVGMGGIGKSTLAQLIYNDDEVQKHFEIQAWASVSDDFDVFRITKVIFESITCQTCDITDLNRLQEKLKQELRGKKFLFVLDDIWNENYIEWDVLKSPFEFGEHGSKIMVTTRSEKIANMMQTVLSYKLQVMSEDDCWLLFAKHAFGNAEPGAHPELEEIGRRIVRKCKGLPLAVKALGGLLRSEQNPKDWERVLKNDIWESTGKELNILPALWLSYYYLPTHLKRCFAYCSIFPKGYNFLKHNLILLWMGENLLEHHKSKTAEEVGEEYFKDLLSRSLFHGTQRSFYTMHDLVNDLAKFVSGESCLRLNDSFSDVQNKSSRHLSCLRYNLHDIENLEDICNIKVLRTLILDEWNEEINGKHLIHPDQLQSMQHLRVLSPPKELFLNEGPLVMKFLNSIGSLKLLRYLDFSFTKIEEVPDAICTLYNLQILLLRSCDELTRLPNSIGNLKSLRYLDLSYTKVEVLPDTICNLHNLHSLLLQGCCDLICLPTNMARLSNLRRLNIELTNLREMPPQMSNLECLQTLSAFVVGKNCGSNIKELGKLKDLQGYLDIRGLENVTNVDDAFVANLKSKKGITQMLLEWTGDVDDSQKAREVLGRLEPQKNLKKLSIERYGGTSFPDWVGHHSFSRMKVVKLSYCNNCYQLPPLGQLPSLKELEIAGFSMVERIGEEFYFNGSSSVIKPFKSLEILKFSRMPQWKEWLLIEGSEENGIFSHLKELKFSNCSKLNEACLPHYLPSLTSLEISANHQLVASISSCHYPSLGILKIEDCPEIKSFPGGSLPPSIHTMAIKSFKNLFTLLAEGWPSNLQSLEISSCLKLFAKPMQWNLQMLTSLTSLLICGVDEKLDSFPEEGQLPSTLTSLELFVFTKLNSLNGKAFRHLSCLEHLKISFCQELQCLPEEGLPASLSHLEICCCPLLSRSCQGKDWHKIAHIPHVCTDHPNSDPGIDMSTFCENIQVVHFSL